The stretch of DNA GGCGTCGCGAGGACCCCAAGTACTGGTCGTACGTGAACCTCAGCGTCAGCGAGCCCAACCACCGCTTCCTTCGCATCAGCAGCGAAGACTGGTGGGCGAACGAAGACCTGTTCTGGGCTGTCCTCAGCTTCGATCCAGTGATCATGACGCACCCCGGCGTCCTCTTCGCCCCAGGCAACATGGGATACGAAGGCATCACCCCCGTCGAGGGACTGCCCGGAGCCGAAGCCCTCTTCGCTGACCGCGTCCCCAAAGGCTTCAAGAAGACGATGGCACGCTGGGACCGAGCGCCCCACCTCCCGACCAATCCCCAGGCCGAAGTGCTCTACCCGCAGGCCGTCTCAACCCGACACCTGCAGCGCATCTTCGTCTTCACCGACGAAGACGCAGCGAAGGCCGAGGCCATTGTCAGTGTCAGCGGACATGATGAGGTCGACATCATCGTCGACCCGGTCACGTTCGGCAGGTAAGGACTACGGTGAGCGCCATGCAATGGGAGGCAGTACGCGCCTCAGCCCAGTGGGCGGCGTACGGAGATGCACTCGGCTTCATCACCGAACTGACCGACACCGCCGGCGTGCGACGACGCGTCGGACAGGATGAAGTCACCACGACCGTGCCCTGGAAGAGGCGCGTGGGAGGCCGCTACGGACGCGACATGCCTCTCCCCGCAGGCGCCTACTCCGATGACACCCAACTGCGCCTTGCAACTTCACGCGCCATTCGCGGAGACGGGGAATTCGACGCCGAGGCCTTCGCGAAGATCGAAGTCGTTGCCTGGCAGGCCTACGCCCTCGGCGCCGGCCGCGGGACCAAAGCGGCAGCCACCGGTTTGATGCGGGTCGAAGCCAAGTGGTCCCAGAACGTTTTCGCCACCAAAGCCGCCCGCTACGTCGACATCGGCGGCAACGGCGCCGCCATGCGTATCCAGCCCCACGTCTGG from Streptomyces tsukubensis encodes:
- a CDS encoding DarT ssDNA thymidine ADP-ribosyltransferase family protein gives rise to the protein MTTTEPSPPTSDGDIHAEGISTLIQERKITEVVHFTTNRGLLGILVQRLCKARALLAKDEYLESIYHENTKWRREDPKYWSYVNLSVSEPNHRFLRISSEDWWANEDLFWAVLSFDPVIMTHPGVLFAPGNMGYEGITPVEGLPGAEALFADRVPKGFKKTMARWDRAPHLPTNPQAEVLYPQAVSTRHLQRIFVFTDEDAAKAEAIVSVSGHDEVDIIVDPVTFGR